In Puniceicoccaceae bacterium, the following are encoded in one genomic region:
- a CDS encoding peroxiredoxin-like family protein: MNPIRNTACLISLRLLAICLCIGGTSTTLHGAANTPQTITPLFEGLSVPDSVTVFDTDGTAVDLSEQLRTKPTVLVFYRGGWCPYCNQHLSDLAGIETELQSLGYQIIALSPDSAESLQAHLNKSDVGYTLLSDHERNASDAFGLTFKVDASTHEMLLGYGIDIEKAAGNSSRELPVPGVFLIREGRIHLAYVNPDYTIRLSGEVLLAAARVAAKKE; this comes from the coding sequence ATGAATCCCATTCGAAATACCGCCTGTTTGATATCTCTTCGTCTGCTTGCGATCTGCCTGTGCATCGGTGGAACCTCTACAACACTTCATGGCGCGGCAAACACACCGCAAACCATCACCCCACTCTTTGAGGGGCTTTCTGTTCCCGATTCGGTCACTGTCTTCGATACCGATGGAACGGCTGTAGATTTGAGCGAACAGCTCAGGACCAAACCCACTGTGCTGGTGTTTTATCGGGGAGGGTGGTGCCCGTACTGCAATCAACATCTTTCGGATCTCGCAGGCATTGAAACCGAGCTGCAAAGCCTGGGTTACCAGATCATCGCGCTCAGTCCAGACAGTGCTGAGAGCCTCCAAGCCCATTTGAACAAGAGCGATGTGGGGTACACTCTGCTCTCAGATCATGAGCGCAATGCTTCGGATGCTTTCGGGCTTACCTTCAAGGTCGATGCCAGTACCCACGAGATGCTGTTGGGTTACGGCATTGACATCGAAAAGGCTGCGGGCAATTCCTCCCGTGAGCTGCCAGTGCCCGGAGTTTTTCTGATCCGTGAGGGTCGGATTCACCTCGCTTATGTGAATCCGGACTACACGATTCGCCTCAGTGGAGAGGTGTTGCTCGCCGCAGCACGTGTGGCGGCAAAGAAGGAGTGA
- a CDS encoding histidine phosphatase family protein, translating into MEQDRSNRTQLVVIRHGETEWNVRGIWQGQQNSPLTDQGMRQAKAVAERLREFPVAAVYSSDLGRCIQSAQPTVDALSLKLSLDERLRERSFGVLEGMDKQESQRRYPGIWEELGRKDIDFAPEGGESLRQKQTRFEAVFLDLAKRHAGQCIAVFTHGGGVDALVRMVLNLNLSAERKYTLWNSALNVVTWEEQHWTLDTLGDVAHLHGMQSAFRAR; encoded by the coding sequence ATGGAACAGGATCGATCCAACCGAACACAACTCGTCGTTATTCGACACGGAGAGACCGAATGGAACGTTCGCGGAATCTGGCAGGGACAGCAGAACAGCCCGCTTACAGATCAGGGCATGCGTCAGGCTAAGGCTGTGGCTGAGCGATTGAGAGAGTTTCCAGTTGCTGCAGTCTATTCGAGTGATTTGGGACGCTGTATCCAGAGTGCACAACCGACCGTTGACGCACTTTCGCTGAAACTTTCGCTCGATGAACGCCTCCGGGAGCGATCCTTTGGAGTGCTGGAGGGCATGGACAAACAGGAAAGTCAGCGACGTTATCCTGGGATTTGGGAGGAGCTTGGGCGCAAAGACATTGATTTTGCGCCAGAGGGCGGAGAGAGTTTGCGCCAGAAGCAGACACGCTTTGAAGCCGTATTTCTGGATCTGGCGAAACGCCATGCAGGTCAATGCATTGCGGTGTTCACGCATGGAGGTGGAGTGGATGCCTTGGTGCGCATGGTGCTGAATCTGAACTTGAGTGCCGAGCGAAAATACACCCTCTGGAACAGCGCCCTGAATGTCGTGACTTGGGAGGAACAGCACTGGACGTTGGATACGCTCGGTGATGTGGCGCACCTCCATGGAATGCAAAGTGCTTTTCGTGCACGATGA